A single genomic interval of Siphonobacter curvatus harbors:
- a CDS encoding alkaline phosphatase family protein has protein sequence MSFPRYFAYAMLLLASVRTSYAQPGAHKAVFVIVDGISYEQLKKIPTPHLDAIAKVGGMSKAYVGGQKQSYSQTPTISAVGYNSLLTSTWVNKHNVWDNSIREPNYNYWTIFRFFKETYPQKKAAIFSTWLDNRTKLIGTGLDQTNQLEMDYFFDGFELDTLHFPHDNKSEYIRRIDEKVVDEAAAYIRTNAPDLSWVYLEYTDDMGHRYGNSEAFTKAVTLMDDQMGRLWKAIQEREKLGEKWQFFITTDHGRSEPVGKDHGRQSDAERSTWIVTNASGLNDYFRQSAKTQAYPAIVDITPTIGRHLGINFPKERAFELDGVPLTGKLSINHPTITKENKQIKLTWQAVDKTGEVKIWLALTNDFEKGGHDRYLLMEQVPVTAEKATLDVSKLPEGFYKVVLEGTYNTVNRWVVER, from the coding sequence ACGCTCAGCCGGGGGCACACAAGGCCGTATTCGTAATTGTCGATGGCATTTCTTACGAACAACTCAAAAAAATTCCGACGCCTCATCTGGATGCCATTGCCAAAGTCGGCGGTATGAGCAAAGCGTACGTAGGGGGTCAGAAACAGTCGTATTCACAAACTCCCACCATCTCGGCGGTGGGTTATAATAGCTTGCTGACGAGTACCTGGGTCAACAAGCATAACGTCTGGGATAACAGCATCCGGGAACCGAATTATAACTACTGGACGATCTTTCGCTTCTTTAAGGAAACCTATCCCCAGAAGAAAGCCGCCATTTTTTCCACCTGGCTCGATAATCGTACCAAACTGATTGGTACGGGTTTAGACCAGACCAATCAGCTGGAAATGGATTACTTCTTCGATGGTTTTGAACTGGATACGCTGCATTTCCCGCACGATAACAAATCCGAGTACATTCGCCGCATTGATGAAAAAGTCGTGGATGAGGCGGCGGCCTATATCCGTACCAACGCTCCGGATTTGTCTTGGGTCTATCTGGAATACACCGATGACATGGGCCACCGATACGGCAACAGTGAGGCTTTTACTAAAGCCGTTACGCTGATGGACGATCAAATGGGGCGTTTGTGGAAAGCCATTCAGGAGCGGGAAAAACTGGGTGAAAAATGGCAATTTTTTATTACTACCGATCACGGGAGAAGTGAACCCGTGGGAAAAGATCATGGTCGCCAGTCGGATGCCGAACGTAGTACCTGGATCGTAACCAACGCCAGCGGCTTGAACGATTACTTCCGCCAGTCGGCCAAGACGCAGGCGTACCCCGCTATTGTGGATATCACCCCAACGATTGGTCGGCATCTGGGAATCAATTTTCCGAAAGAACGGGCCTTTGAACTCGACGGCGTACCGCTGACGGGTAAACTTTCGATCAATCACCCCACTATCACCAAAGAAAACAAGCAGATCAAGCTTACCTGGCAGGCGGTTGATAAAACGGGCGAGGTAAAGATCTGGCTGGCCCTAACCAACGATTTTGAAAAAGGCGGCCATGACCGCTACCTGTTGATGGAGCAAGTCCCGGTAACGGCTGAAAAAGCAACACTAGATGTATCTAAGCTACCCGAAGGTTTCTATAAAGTCGTACTGGAAGGAACCTACAATACTGTAAATCGCTGGGTGGTGGAACGGTAA